In Littorina saxatilis isolate snail1 linkage group LG8, US_GU_Lsax_2.0, whole genome shotgun sequence, a single genomic region encodes these proteins:
- the LOC138974833 gene encoding uncharacterized protein, with protein sequence MAARNSQQEGTDDWRRIVTSLYPDAATRTYCVPPVHFNRVPYVRDVVPGTGLSVHVLQPQPRARFLHTALSTNPEGWTVPQHMWAEEPGPHLPPVGMQDSDLQDDFAQNHVMLNLQELGDSRHEAMFILSQLQFGSYLNQPAYAATTAQLPRPKDLPQDRQGDFDFLLIHRQHGILIGELKSVGITNSASNQTVVKKVKQAVKQLDKSEIMMRHLVSDIGPCLTVRKTIFLPYVSSAQLERVLDNDAQLEQAVCQSLGAANSAEAVQLCCCSDQLSQPASYWHVTPAVLSQLSTWWQHRMACTVDTRLTDQLYLDIVARFVGPATTVSVPCYNNVRVEVRTAGQAVAELGRRLALLVLTLQQLGLLNRDPPRVCITGAPGTGKTVVLVLQGVRWLREGHDVHVLSTQYPTRAVSTSITQQLGMSLSAGPTPSLTPGSVLHHQYDFQNREEDVEQAVTDLVACLKNGHLYVLLDEAFFDSR encoded by the exons ATGGCGGCCAGAAATAGTCAACAAGAGGGTACTGACGACTGGCGGCGCATCGTGACGTCACTCTACCCTGATGCTGCCACCCGTACCTACTGTGTGCCGCCGGTACATTTTAACAGAGTGCCCTACGTCAGGGATGTTGTACCCGGTACCGGTCTGTCTGTACATGTGCTACAGCCACAACCTCGTGCCCGGTTTCTCCACACAGCTCTCAGTACCAATCCTGAGGGATGGACAGTACCGCAGCATATGTGGGCCGAGGAGCCAGGGCCACATCTCCCTCCAGTAGGAATGCAGGACAGCGACCTACAGGACGACTTCGCCCAGAACCACGTGATGCTAAACCTGCAGGAGCTTGGCGACAGTCGTCACGAGGCCATGTTCATCCTGTCTCAGCTACAGTTCGGCAGCTACCTCAACCAGCCTGCCTACGCCGCGACCACTGCACAGCTCCCACGACCCAAAGACTTACCACAAGATCGTCAGGGCGATTTTGACTTTCTGTTGATCCACCGCCAGCACGGCATTCTGATCGGAGAGCTCAAGTCTGTGGGGATAACCAACAGTGCCTCGAACCAGACTGTGGTCAAGAAGGTTAAGCAAGCGGTCAAGCAGCTGGACAAGTCGGAGATAATGATGAGGCACCTTGTGAGTGACATCGGACCATGCCTGACTGTCAGGAAAACTATCTTCctgccttacgtcagcagtgCTCAGTTAGAGCGAGTCTTGGACAACGATGCACAGCTCGAACag GCGGTGTGTCAGAGCCTGGGTGCAGCCAATTCAGCAGAAGCTGTTCAGCTGTGCTGTTGCTCTGACCAACTGTCCCAGCCTGCATCGTACTGGCACGTGACACCCGCCGTGTTATCACAGCTGAGCACCTGGTGGCAACACAGGATGGCCTGTACTGTGGACACTCGACTCACTGATCAACTTTACCTGGATATTGTGGCCAG GTTCGTTGGACCGGCCACCACGGTGTCTGTCCCCTGCTACAACAACGTACGTGTGGAGGTGCGGACTGCAGGACAGGCGGTGGCGGAACTGGGGCGGAGGCTGGCACTTCTGGTTCTGACCCTGCAACAGCTCGGCCTGCTAAACAGAGACCCGCCACGTGTCTGCATTACGGGAGCGCCAGGAACAG GTAAGACGGTGGTGCTAGTGCTGCAGGGGGTGAGGTGGCTGCGAGAGGGGCACGATGTGCACGTCCTGTCGACACAGTACCCCACCCGGGCCGTCAGCACATCCATTACACAACAGCTGGGGATGTCGCTGAGCGCGGGCCCGACGCCTTCCCTGACACCAGGTAGCGTGTTGCACCACCAATATGATTTCCAGAACAGGGAGGAAGACGTTGAGCAGGCCGTCACCGACCTCGTGGCGTGCTTGAAAAACGGCCACCTCTACGTCTTGCTTGATGAGGCGTTCTTTGACAGCAG ATGA